A DNA window from Naumovozyma dairenensis CBS 421 chromosome 8, complete genome contains the following coding sequences:
- the PKH3 gene encoding protein kinase PKH3 (similar to Saccharomyces cerevisiae PKH3 (YDR466W); ancestral locus Anc_5.591), translating into MTSRKRSPHDFIFKEELGHGSYSTVYKAVDKRNIKKVYAIKVCSKAHIIKESKVKYVTIEKNTLNLLARANHPGIVKLYYTFHDEENLYFVLDYAPGGELLSLLHKMKTFSESWAKHFTVQLVDTLEYIHSQGIIHRDLKPENVLLNKEGKLMITDFGAASTSNSSSSSSADDLDNSNNHSSSSFVGTAEYVSPELLLYNQCGFGSDVWALGCMIFQFINGFPPFRGENELKTFEKIVALDYPWNISNSIVSDNYRVGDVNPLIINLVRKILTLDVDKRISLKQMKLDPWFASTNWKDKNTIWKGIWQISTSSSSSTTGSDFLTPSIFNTKDDMQLASHQQHLIPNKKLHIIDTPIRNIPITKQKRKKPAKILNTTSSIVEWRKRLGISPNNVDTKIINVSPLENTTVNKNNQLPTPSSTAGKDRSNSAIMPPLTFEENTAKISPNRNIYSNYRIHSQSSPPVYNNTTSEIPHINPSLSTQSQSQHISNKIDNKPNTSINYPSNYLEVNGTINTNKIYNLPHQQELPKNNTINNIALPPSKTSPTKVQSNNFQKSIPTNSISDPDIYKQDYVYIYSIQYDKEGPVMSLDSYNRIDNDLITQLVAKYKSSLKSVNRLPSLLTLYKNGTLSYRNVDSLSSSPSSAQREKHSSSKNYSSNRGSTRDEGNGSIAMVNISDSDLSMYDFEFNEVTRKGFLILEKYHDKLWFISLPSINILSSLSPTSRTFMESSSINVSKNWIDCFFEARQLIEKNISDKLKNVNISDSQLPNNEEGTIPTLKNNTTINTRALPPVINGDNNNSKSRTEAQKIEISIPLKSVGKSIEPLSPSNAAPIHKNATNPLTNGSVSHKQFHQQAYLPSNTTRRVSAGSTKPTSAHSQVPVSLGVNSKNMINYNVHSTAHQFVSPSPLPSVMVSTLRSPSSPVSSPAQRQRSNPTPNQIHNRSHSQPSSPLLNSKLGTFKASPLPPHSHSPVLITSTSRSPNAYPKKYHAPKNMVISSSRYEVLHTLNNEKSRNTSESTVASSGASAAFKNLQQRKKEEEAGIATLGPQNHHRTQSNSRYYNLKNKK; encoded by the coding sequence AAACGTTTAGTGAGTCCTGGGCAAAACATTTCACTGTTCAATTGGTAGATACGTTGGAGTATATTCATTCACAAGGTATAATACATCGAGATTTAAAACCTGAGAATGTTTTACTTAATAAAGAGGGGAAATTGATGATTACAGATTTTGGTGCTGCTTCCACTTCCaactcatcatcatcgtcatcagCTGACGATCTCGATAATAGCAATAATCACAgttcatcatcttttgTCGGAACAGCAGAATACGTGTCACCAGAATTGTTACTTTATAATCAATGTGGGTTTGGTTCAGACGTTTGGGCATTGGGTTGTATGATATTCCAGTTCATTAACGGGTTCCCACCGTTTAGAGGCGagaatgaattaaaaacatttgaaaaaattgttgCATTAGATTATCCATGGAATATTAGTAATAGTATAGTTAGTGATAATTATCGAGTCGGTGATGTGAATCCATTAATTATTAACTTAGTAAGGAAAATTTTGACATTAGATGTGGATAAGAGAATATctttgaaacaaatgaaattagatCCATGGTTTGCAAGTACGAATTGGAAGGATAAAAACACGATATGGAAGGGCATTTGGCAAATATCTACatcttcttcgtcttccACTACTGGGTCTGATTTCTTAACTCCATCGATATTTAACACCAAGGATGACATGCAACTAGCTTCGCATCAACAGCATCTTAtaccaaataaaaaattgcATATCATCGATACCCCAATAAGAAACATACCTATAACGAaacagaaaagaaagaaaccAGCAAAAATACTGAATACAACCAGTAGTATTGTGGAGTGGAGGAAAAGACTTGGAATCTCTCCAAATAATGTCGAcacaaaaataataaatgtaTCACCTCTGGAGAATACGACcgtaaataaaaacaacCAATTACCAACGCCATCAAGTACAGCGGGTAAAGATCGATCAAATAGTGCAATAATGCCTCCTCTGacctttgaagaaaatacaGCAAAGATTTCACCCAATCGCAACATTTATTCCAATTATAGAATTCATTCCCAATCATCACCACCCGTATATAATAACACAACATCGGAAATACCGCATATCAATCCGTCATTATCTACTCAAAGTCAAAGTCAACATATTAGTAATAAAATTGACAATAAACCCAATACAAGCATTAACTATCCATCCAACTACTTAGAAGTGAATGGTACAATCAACACCAATAAGATTTATAATCTTCCTCATCAACAAGAACTTCcgaaaaataatactattaACAATATAGCACTTCCTCCTTCAAAAACGAGTCCAACTAAAGTTCAGTCgaataatttccaaaagaGTATACCGACAAATTCGATAAGCGATCCAGATATTTATAAACAGGATTATGTATACATTTATTCCATCCAATACGATAAGGAGGGACCAGTCATGTCATTAGATAGCTACAACAGAAtagataatgatttaattacCCAGTTAGTTGCCAaatataaatcatcattaaaatcAGTGAATAGATTACCATCTTTGCTCACTTTATACAAGAATGGAACATTATCATATAGAAATGTTgattctttatcatcatcaccatcatcgGCTCAAAGGGAAAaacattcttcttcaaaaaattatagtAGTAATCGTGGCTCCACTAGAGACGAAGGTAACGGTTCAATAGCTATGGTGAATATCAGTGACTCGGATTTATCAATGTACGATTTCGAATTCAACGAAGTTACAAGGAAAGGATTCTTAATCttagaaaaatatcatgATAAACTCTGGTTTATTTCGTTACCttcaattaatatattatcgtCATTATCACCAACTTCTAGAACTTTTATGgaatcttcttcaatcAACGTTTCCAAGAATTGGATCGattgtttctttgaagCAAGacaattaattgaaaagaatatatctGACAAGCTTAAAAATGTTAACATCAGTGATTCACAATTACCcaataatgaagaaggtACTATACCGACGCTAAAGAATAATACAACGATTAATACCCGAGCCCTTCCTCCTGTCATAAATggtgataataataatagtaagaGTCGTACAGAGGCacaaaaaattgaaatttcaataccATTAAAATCTGTAGGAAAAAGTATAGAACCATTAAGCCCAAGTAACGCAGCACCTATCCACAAGAATGCAACAAATCCATTGACGAACGGTAGTGTATCTCATAAACAATTTCATCAGCAAGCATACCTACCAAGCAATACCACCCGAAGGGTAAGCGCTGGGAGCACAAAACCAACATCTGCACACTCACAAGTCCCAGTATCGCTAGGAGTGAACTCcaaaaatatgataaaCTATAATGTCCATTCAACAGCCCATCAATTTGTATCTCCTTCCCCATTGCCTTCTGTAATGGTAAGTACGTTGCGATCACCTTCATCTCCTGTTTCTTCGCCGGCACAACGACAACGCAGTAATCCAACACCAAACCAAATTCACAATCGTAGCCATTCCCAACCTTCATCACCATTATTAAACTCTAAATTAGGTACATTCAAGGCATCACCGCTGCCGCCTCATTCTCATTCACCTGTACTAATTACATCGACATCTCGATCGCCAAATGCATACCCTAAGAAATACCATGCTCCAAAAAATATGGTCATTAGTAGTAGTAGGTATGAAGTATTACATACTTTgaacaatgaaaaatccAGGAATACTTCTGAATCCACTGTAGCAAGTAGTGGTGCTTCTGCCgcatttaaaaatttacaacagagaaagaaagaagaagaagcaggAATAGCTACGCTAGGACCTCAAAATCATCATAGAACCCAGAGCAACTCTCGCTATTATAATCTtaagaacaagaaataa